One region of Mucilaginibacter gotjawali genomic DNA includes:
- a CDS encoding MBL fold metallo-hydrolase RNA specificity domain-containing protein, with protein MTITFHGAARTVTGSKHLVQLNDGTSILLDCGMFQGMGEHTEGLNEHFGFNPEKVDYLILSHAHIDHCGLIPRLVAEGFRGTIFCTPPTFDLVNILLMDSARIQMQDTEYSNKHRRKNNLPLLSALYTEEEVMQALSLFKSVDYHQDYAITPSVKFNFTDAGHLVGSAAVHLTIEEDGKQTHITFSGDVGRYGDILLKSPQTFAQADYILIESTYGDSLHKETGSIEDKLLEVINNACLIHKGKVIIPAFSVGRTQELLYALNGLELKGLLPDVRYYVDSPLSEKATRVLMDHPEVYNKAVSDVLKIDANPFDFKGLRFIQSTVESKALNDDPSPCVIISASGMAEAGRVKHHIKNNIGNKNCTILMVGYCEPNSLGGRLLRGEKEVTIYGERFEVEAQVESVKSMSAHGDYDDLLHFISNQDPGKVKKIFLVHGEYEVQQHFREKILAKGFKDVEIPYQHQKIAGL; from the coding sequence ATGACAATTACTTTTCACGGTGCGGCGCGCACCGTTACCGGCAGCAAACATCTCGTTCAGCTAAACGACGGAACCAGCATTTTATTGGATTGCGGCATGTTCCAGGGAATGGGCGAGCATACAGAGGGCCTGAACGAACATTTTGGTTTTAACCCTGAAAAGGTTGACTACCTTATTTTGTCTCACGCCCATATCGACCATTGCGGACTAATCCCCCGGTTGGTTGCTGAAGGCTTTAGGGGGACGATATTTTGCACCCCGCCAACTTTCGACCTGGTGAACATTCTTTTAATGGATTCGGCCAGGATACAGATGCAGGATACCGAATACAGCAATAAACACCGGCGCAAAAACAATTTGCCCTTATTAAGTGCATTATATACGGAAGAGGAAGTAATGCAAGCATTAAGCCTGTTTAAATCGGTCGACTATCACCAGGATTACGCAATTACCCCTTCCGTAAAATTCAATTTCACAGATGCCGGCCACCTGGTTGGCAGCGCGGCGGTACATTTAACCATAGAAGAGGATGGCAAACAAACCCACATCACCTTTAGCGGCGATGTTGGCCGTTACGGGGATATCCTGCTGAAAAGCCCGCAAACTTTCGCCCAGGCTGATTATATTTTAATCGAATCAACCTACGGCGATTCGCTCCATAAGGAAACAGGCTCAATTGAAGATAAACTGCTGGAGGTAATCAATAACGCTTGCCTTATCCATAAAGGCAAGGTCATCATCCCTGCATTTAGCGTCGGCCGCACACAGGAATTGCTGTACGCACTAAATGGTTTAGAATTGAAAGGCCTGTTGCCTGATGTGCGCTATTATGTTGACAGCCCTCTTTCTGAAAAAGCTACCCGGGTATTGATGGACCACCCGGAAGTTTATAATAAAGCAGTGAGCGATGTTTTAAAAATCGATGCAAACCCCTTTGATTTTAAAGGCCTGCGTTTCATTCAGTCAACGGTAGAATCAAAAGCTTTGAACGATGACCCATCGCCGTGTGTGATCATATCCGCATCAGGCATGGCCGAAGCCGGCAGGGTTAAACATCATATAAAAAACAACATCGGCAACAAAAATTGCACGATATTAATGGTGGGCTATTGTGAGCCAAACTCACTTGGCGGCCGCTTGCTGAGAGGTGAAAAAGAAGTTACCATTTATGGGGAACGTTTTGAGGTTGAAGCACAAGTTGAATCCGTAAAATCAATGAGCGCACATGGCGATTATGATGATCTGCTCCATTTTATCTCGAACCAGGACCCCGGAAAAGTTAAAAAAATATTTCTTGTACATGGCGAATACGAAGTGCAGCAGCATTTCAGGGAAAAAATATTGGCAAAAGGGTTTAAAGATGTTGAAATACCCTACCAGCATCAAAAAATAGCCGGTTTGTAA
- a CDS encoding superoxide dismutase: MAFTLPALPYATDALEPHIDKMTMEIHHGKHHQAYVTNLNKALEGKPEADSNIEDIIKNISKFPMAVRNNGGGHFNHSLFWTILGPGAGGEPTGALGDAIKSTFGSFADFKTKINEAGATRFGSGWAWLIVTPEKKLAVCSTPNQDNPLMDIAEVKGTPIFGIDVWEHAYYLKYQNRRPDYLAAIWNVINWNHVAELYSKA, translated from the coding sequence ATGGCTTTTACACTACCGGCGTTACCTTACGCTACCGACGCGCTTGAACCGCATATTGATAAAATGACCATGGAAATTCACCATGGCAAACATCACCAGGCTTATGTTACCAATTTAAATAAAGCACTGGAAGGAAAACCAGAAGCCGACAGCAATATTGAAGATATCATTAAAAATATCTCCAAATTCCCGATGGCTGTCCGCAATAATGGTGGTGGCCACTTTAACCACAGCTTATTCTGGACCATATTAGGCCCCGGAGCAGGTGGCGAGCCTACCGGCGCGCTTGGCGATGCAATTAAAAGCACCTTCGGCTCATTTGCCGATTTTAAAACTAAAATTAACGAAGCAGGCGCAACCCGCTTTGGTTCAGGCTGGGCATGGCTGATCGTTACACCAGAAAAAAAACTGGCTGTATGCTCAACGCCAAACCAGGATAACCCATTGATGGATATAGCTGAAGTAAAAGGTACCCCGATATTCGGCATAGACGTTTGGGAGCATGCTTATTATTTGAAATACCAAAACCGCCGCCCGGACTACCTGGCAGCTATTTGGAACGTGATCAACTGGAACCACGTTGCCGAATTGTATAGCAAAGCGTAG
- a CDS encoding tRNA-binding protein yields the protein METITWHEFEKVELRAGTILEVADFPEARKPAYKIKVDFGSLGIKWSSAQITRHYTKEELPGRQIIGVLNFKAKQIANFMSEFLVTGFADENGDIVLAAIDKPVPDGSKLI from the coding sequence ATGGAAACCATCACCTGGCACGAATTTGAGAAAGTTGAACTCCGGGCCGGAACGATACTGGAGGTTGCAGATTTCCCCGAAGCCCGCAAACCTGCTTATAAAATAAAAGTTGATTTTGGTTCCCTGGGTATAAAATGGTCGAGCGCTCAGATTACCCGGCATTATACTAAAGAAGAATTGCCCGGCAGGCAAATCATCGGGGTGTTAAATTTCAAAGCGAAACAGATCGCCAACTTTATGTCGGAGTTTTTGGTTACCGGTTTTGCAGATGAAAACGGTGACATTGTGCTGGCGGCTATTGATAAACCTGTCCCGGATGGGAGTAAACTGATATAA
- a CDS encoding SPW repeat domain-containing protein: MKPFISTAFYGFFKYILALTLIATPWIFKGFDGTKLADISSAALLIPIYIGWLQLIMNIFSDTEASPIRQFPIKMNMVLDTVMGFILFVSPWLYNFKAKAFLPEIFFGALLIFLGVFTKRSPFTSKENHSPSKGLLTSTD; encoded by the coding sequence ATGAAACCGTTTATTTCCACCGCATTTTACGGCTTTTTTAAGTACATCCTGGCGCTTACTTTAATAGCAACCCCATGGATATTTAAAGGGTTTGATGGAACTAAGCTGGCTGATATATCAAGCGCAGCTTTACTGATCCCGATTTATATTGGCTGGTTGCAATTGATCATGAATATTTTTAGTGATACGGAAGCAAGCCCGATCAGGCAGTTCCCGATAAAAATGAACATGGTACTTGATACTGTAATGGGTTTCATTTTATTTGTATCGCCATGGCTGTATAACTTTAAAGCAAAAGCTTTTTTGCCTGAAATATTTTTTGGCGCCCTTTTGATATTTTTAGGTGTTTTCACCAAAAGATCACCTTTTACCAGCAAAGAAAATCATTCACCTTCAAAAGGCCTGTTAACTTCAACAGACTGA
- a CDS encoding RagB/SusD family nutrient uptake outer membrane protein gives MKTSYGKFISLGSLVALTLIFSCKKLLNQAPVGSLNGAVLANKAGLDGLLIGAYSMLDGYTNTSGTEWESGIDNWAYGGVAADDAFKGSNATDQTAVVPIANHTVDPSNEYIAEKWAAFYNAIQRANDVIREIPLIKDGSVSADYAKEVTAEAKFLRGVFHFELAKMFRNVPYVDESITYSAGNFNVPNPGPIWDKIEADFTAAMAGLPKTQGQIGRANYYAAEAFLAKAYLWDHQYAKAKTALDDLITNGETAGGEKYALSASYEDNYNAVKKNGPESVFAVQMTVNDGSNGSNDNPGEALNFPAGTYTGCCGFYQPSYTLANAFKVDANGLPMLGTTSTVCADFSANNSTTVNVTANLPNYNVVNLANDHGLGASDAFTPPTDALDPRIDWTVGRRGIPYLDWGLCGGEQWSRGDLCPYNPIKNVFYHSQQASTADNNGGWASNQGTANNYNLITLADLYLWRAECEVESGDLAGAMADVNVVRNRMQDPAGWVHTYVDDSNPSAGFTTTPAANYKIGLYTTFPSQSYAREAVHMEEQLEFGMEGHRFFDLQRWDPIYGGPEPAGYMAGVINTHIAAVTRVANPILDGHLFTAGKNELYPIPLEQITLENGQLKQNPKY, from the coding sequence ATGAAAACTTCTTATGGTAAATTCATTTCCCTGGGATCGCTGGTTGCACTTACTTTAATTTTTTCGTGTAAAAAACTGCTTAACCAGGCACCGGTGGGCTCGCTAAACGGCGCTGTACTGGCCAACAAGGCCGGTCTGGACGGACTGCTGATCGGCGCCTACTCCATGCTGGATGGTTACACCAACACCTCCGGCACTGAGTGGGAATCGGGTATCGATAATTGGGCCTATGGCGGAGTTGCAGCTGACGATGCTTTTAAAGGCTCAAACGCGACCGACCAAACAGCTGTAGTTCCTATCGCCAACCATACGGTAGATCCCTCAAACGAATATATTGCAGAAAAATGGGCTGCGTTTTACAATGCCATTCAGCGTGCAAATGACGTGATCCGCGAAATCCCTTTAATAAAAGATGGTTCCGTATCAGCAGATTATGCAAAAGAAGTAACAGCCGAAGCGAAATTTTTGCGCGGCGTGTTCCACTTCGAACTGGCAAAAATGTTCAGGAATGTACCTTATGTAGACGAATCTATCACTTACAGTGCAGGTAACTTTAACGTGCCCAACCCCGGCCCGATATGGGATAAAATTGAAGCCGATTTTACTGCTGCAATGGCTGGTTTACCAAAAACACAGGGACAAATTGGCCGTGCTAACTATTACGCCGCCGAAGCATTTTTAGCAAAAGCATACCTGTGGGATCACCAGTATGCCAAAGCCAAAACAGCCCTGGATGACCTGATCACCAATGGCGAAACTGCCGGCGGTGAAAAATATGCATTGAGCGCTAGTTACGAAGATAATTACAATGCTGTTAAAAAGAACGGCCCTGAATCAGTATTCGCGGTTCAGATGACTGTTAATGACGGTTCAAACGGATCAAATGACAATCCTGGTGAGGCCTTAAACTTCCCTGCCGGTACCTACACAGGTTGCTGCGGTTTTTACCAGCCATCATACACTTTGGCCAATGCCTTTAAAGTGGATGCAAACGGCTTGCCCATGTTGGGCACAACAAGTACGGTTTGCGCTGATTTTTCAGCCAATAATTCAACTACTGTTAATGTTACCGCTAACTTGCCCAATTACAACGTGGTAAACCTTGCCAACGACCATGGTTTAGGCGCTTCGGATGCATTCACACCTCCGACAGATGCCTTGGATCCCCGTATCGACTGGACAGTTGGCCGTCGCGGTATCCCATATCTTGACTGGGGCCTTTGCGGTGGTGAACAATGGTCACGTGGCGACCTTTGCCCATACAACCCGATCAAAAACGTTTTCTACCACTCTCAGCAAGCTTCAACTGCTGATAACAACGGCGGATGGGCCAGTAACCAGGGTACCGCAAATAACTACAACCTGATCACTCTTGCCGACCTTTACTTATGGCGTGCCGAGTGTGAGGTTGAGTCAGGCGACCTTGCCGGTGCAATGGCTGATGTAAACGTGGTAAGAAACCGTATGCAGGATCCTGCTGGCTGGGTTCACACCTATGTTGACGACAGCAACCCATCTGCCGGTTTTACCACCACTCCTGCTGCCAACTATAAGATTGGTTTGTATACTACATTCCCTTCACAATCATATGCCCGCGAAGCAGTTCATATGGAAGAGCAGTTAGAATTTGGTATGGAAGGTCACCGTTTCTTCGACTTACAGCGCTGGGATCCTATTTATGGTGGTCCTGAGCCTGCAGGTTACATGGCTGGCGTTATAAATACACATATCGCCGCTGTAACACGCGTAGCTAACCCCATTTTGGACGGGCATTTATTTACAGCCGGTAAAAACGAACTTTACCCGATACCGCTTGAGCAAATTACTTTGGAAAATGGACAATTAAAACAAAACCCCAAATATTAG
- a CDS encoding nuclear transport factor 2 family protein produces MTRNILFISAFCLLAVLFVPAGAANATSKISFYKHTGINNCTRPLVDTVPPSEIMEVITTIINATNSFNIEAVAKLYTPNAAIADDEAPYSWNGPTAGVQWVNAVEKACKNNRLTNLTGKIEPINIYQSREDNVYIVVPVSYKGNLPGKQHFAVRGAFTFVLRDINGKWLVKSQTWMQEKGIIASN; encoded by the coding sequence ATGACTAGAAATATTTTGTTTATATCGGCTTTTTGCCTGCTGGCGGTCTTATTTGTACCTGCCGGGGCAGCTAACGCTACTTCGAAAATTTCTTTTTATAAACACACAGGAATCAACAACTGCACGCGTCCTTTAGTCGACACTGTACCGCCATCAGAAATTATGGAGGTAATAACTACTATTATAAATGCTACAAATTCGTTTAATATTGAAGCGGTGGCCAAATTATATACGCCTAACGCAGCAATAGCTGATGATGAGGCTCCTTATTCGTGGAATGGCCCTACGGCCGGGGTGCAATGGGTTAATGCCGTTGAAAAAGCATGTAAAAATAACCGGTTGACCAACCTTACCGGAAAAATTGAACCTATAAACATATACCAATCCAGGGAAGACAATGTTTATATTGTTGTGCCTGTAAGCTACAAAGGCAATTTACCCGGCAAGCAGCACTTTGCCGTAAGAGGCGCTTTTACTTTTGTATTGAGGGATATTAACGGTAAATGGCTGGTGAAGAGCCAGACCTGGATGCAGGAAAAAGGCATCATTGCCAGTAACTAA
- a CDS encoding nucleoside deaminase, producing MRYVTFGDEPAVSPDDFFMNEAIREAKLALAEDEIPIGAIVVCQGKIIGRGHNLTERLNDVSAHAEMQALTAAANYMGGKYLPECTLYVTLEPCVMCAGACYWFQLSRIVFGAYDTKRGFGRLNQKITHPKTVITGGIHENECADLVRDFFKSKRK from the coding sequence ATGAGGTATGTTACTTTTGGCGATGAACCCGCCGTTTCGCCCGACGATTTTTTTATGAATGAGGCTATCCGCGAGGCGAAATTGGCTTTGGCTGAAGATGAGATCCCGATTGGCGCCATCGTGGTTTGCCAGGGAAAGATCATTGGTCGCGGGCATAACCTTACGGAAAGGTTGAACGATGTTTCGGCCCACGCCGAAATGCAGGCGCTTACCGCAGCTGCCAACTATATGGGAGGTAAATACCTGCCTGAATGTACCTTGTACGTAACATTGGAACCATGTGTAATGTGCGCCGGCGCCTGCTACTGGTTCCAGCTAAGTCGTATCGTTTTTGGAGCGTATGATACCAAACGCGGTTTTGGCAGGTTAAATCAAAAGATTACCCATCCAAAAACCGTTATTACCGGCGGTATCCACGAAAACGAATGTGCCGACCTGGTAAGGGATTTTTTTAAAAGCAAGAGGAAATGA
- a CDS encoding M28 family metallopeptidase gives MNKKLLSLCLFFAGAAGAAFAQEPVDTAMVKKIREEGLNHSKVMETAFYLTDVSGPRLSGSPELKHAQEWAVNQLKSWGLVNAQREPWGKFGKGWEVQKNYAAITLPYYHAIIAIPKAWTPGTNGLIKSNIVLIKADTITDLDKYKGTLQEKILIIDAKAGTERTFKTDASRATDEELDAMAKAKPEAAAPRRAIDRNSPAFRARAFRTAINTFLKDQNAGLVLSQARGSDGTVFTTNGASYADTAKAVSPELEVSGEDFQRILRLVKAGIRVEMEADIKTQFYTDDLQGYDVVAEIPGTDKKLKDQVVMIGGHLDSWHAATGGTDNAAGSAVMMEVMRILKAVNFKPRRTIRIALWSSEEQGLFGSRGYVLNHFGDPKTMELKPEQAKLSAYYNLDNGSGKIRGIFLQGDSLAGPIFKAWLDPFKDLGASTVTIRNTGSTDHVSFDAIGIPGFQFIQDGLDYGSRTHHSNQDTYDKLSEDDLKQAATIVASFVYHTSQREEMIPRKELPKPQPPAARN, from the coding sequence ATGAATAAAAAACTACTTTCATTGTGCCTGTTTTTTGCAGGCGCTGCCGGCGCCGCGTTTGCGCAGGAGCCTGTTGACACCGCTATGGTCAAGAAAATCCGCGAGGAGGGTTTGAACCATTCCAAAGTGATGGAGACTGCATTTTACCTTACCGATGTTTCCGGCCCACGTTTATCGGGCTCGCCCGAATTAAAGCATGCCCAGGAATGGGCGGTTAACCAGTTAAAATCATGGGGGCTGGTAAACGCGCAGCGCGAGCCCTGGGGCAAATTCGGCAAAGGCTGGGAGGTTCAAAAAAACTATGCGGCCATCACATTGCCATATTACCACGCCATTATTGCCATACCAAAAGCCTGGACACCGGGTACTAACGGCCTCATAAAAAGTAATATTGTGCTTATTAAAGCAGATACCATTACCGACCTGGACAAATATAAAGGCACCCTGCAGGAAAAAATTTTAATTATTGACGCCAAAGCCGGCACCGAACGCACTTTTAAAACGGATGCTTCACGGGCTACCGATGAAGAATTGGATGCCATGGCCAAAGCAAAACCGGAAGCAGCGGCACCACGCAGGGCTATTGACCGCAATTCGCCTGCATTCCGCGCCAGGGCATTCCGCACGGCAATAAACACATTTTTAAAAGATCAGAATGCCGGCTTGGTATTGAGCCAGGCCCGGGGCAGCGATGGTACCGTTTTTACCACTAACGGCGCATCCTACGCGGATACAGCAAAAGCTGTATCGCCTGAACTAGAGGTAAGCGGGGAGGATTTTCAGCGCATTTTGCGTTTGGTAAAAGCCGGTATACGCGTTGAAATGGAAGCTGACATAAAAACACAATTTTATACGGATGATTTGCAGGGCTATGATGTTGTTGCAGAAATACCCGGAACTGATAAAAAGCTGAAAGACCAGGTGGTGATGATTGGTGGTCACCTCGACTCCTGGCATGCGGCAACCGGCGGAACGGATAACGCCGCCGGGAGCGCTGTGATGATGGAGGTAATGCGCATCCTGAAAGCGGTTAATTTTAAACCGCGCCGCACCATTCGCATTGCCTTATGGAGCTCAGAAGAACAGGGGCTGTTCGGCTCAAGAGGATATGTGCTCAACCATTTTGGCGATCCAAAAACGATGGAACTTAAACCTGAACAGGCAAAACTTTCAGCCTATTATAACCTTGATAACGGTTCAGGAAAGATCCGCGGCATTTTTTTGCAGGGCGACTCGTTGGCGGGTCCAATATTTAAAGCCTGGCTTGATCCGTTTAAAGACCTGGGAGCATCGACAGTTACTATACGAAATACCGGAAGTACCGACCATGTCTCCTTCGACGCCATAGGGATCCCGGGGTTCCAGTTTATACAGGACGGTTTGGACTATGGTAGCCGTACCCACCACAGTAACCAGGATACATATGATAAATTAAGCGAGGACGATTTGAAACAGGCAGCAACCATTGTGGCATCCTTTGTTTATCATACCTCCCAGCGGGAGGAAATGATACCAAGAAAAGAATTGCCCAAGCCGCAACCGCCGGCTGCCCGCAATTAA
- a CDS encoding protein tyrosine phosphatase has protein sequence MLFKNHPDHWARSAGTSDKARIKVNEQLLAWADVIMVMERRHKQLLHQQFPLILTKKTLIVLDIEDNYRFGDDELISILREKLYNYL, from the coding sequence ATGTTGTTTAAAAATCATCCGGACCATTGGGCACGTTCTGCAGGAACGAGTGATAAAGCGAGGATAAAAGTAAACGAGCAACTGCTGGCCTGGGCTGATGTGATCATGGTGATGGAACGCAGGCATAAACAACTGCTCCACCAGCAATTCCCCCTTATATTAACGAAAAAAACTTTGATCGTGCTGGATATTGAGGATAATTATCGCTTCGGCGACGATGAACTTATCAGCATCCTCAGAGAAAAACTTTACAACTATTTATAA
- a CDS encoding M56 family metallopeptidase: MTWWQYLVLVNIYLLLFYVFYVVLLSSETFFQLNRIYLVSAALFSFFIPMIQSDWVKNLFITQKVEYSIYSSPVFLYHFKPIRDTHITMGEILVWVYSTGIAFLVIRFLAQVIALNRIIRKPQSEIAYSFFKKIKLGNQQENRDVIAAHENVHAKQWHSADVLVMEAVMIINWFNPVVYLYRYAIKHIHEYIADRQAIKAGTGKAEYALILLSQTFDTPAHQLVNPFFNKSLLKQRIMMLHKNKSQRVALVKYFLSAPLFILMLILSSATVNNSKTIRLINTKFQTVLLKPANEITEITIDKSSDKNGLVRLNTTLIDTPQKKKIITITIDDTAKKAGPVFTAVEQNPSFPGGLEAFYRFLGKNVKYPQEMRDKNVQGRVIIRFIVEQDGALTNFNIVRDLGYGAGEEAVRVLALSPKWEPGIQNGRAVRVMYSVPINFTLADEGPAKPVENKSGAINGVKGTVIGLTLQKDKSNPEDTVSNQNAIHIIGAGANPLYIIDGKQTASNGLSLIDPKEIESISVLKDKSATALYGAKASGGVIIVTTKKSKKLQILSSPKTDYTNPQFHN; this comes from the coding sequence ATGACCTGGTGGCAATATCTGGTATTGGTAAATATTTACCTGTTGTTATTTTATGTATTCTACGTTGTTTTACTTAGCAGCGAGACATTTTTTCAGCTGAACCGGATTTACCTTGTTTCGGCCGCTTTGTTTTCTTTTTTTATACCGATGATCCAATCGGATTGGGTGAAAAATTTATTTATCACCCAAAAAGTTGAATACTCCATTTACAGCAGCCCGGTATTTCTTTACCATTTTAAGCCTATCCGGGATACACATATTACGATGGGTGAAATATTGGTTTGGGTTTATAGCACCGGAATTGCCTTTTTAGTGATCAGGTTTTTAGCGCAGGTTATCGCCCTTAACCGGATCATAAGGAAACCACAATCAGAGATTGCTTATTCTTTCTTTAAAAAAATAAAACTCGGCAATCAACAGGAAAACCGTGACGTTATTGCGGCGCACGAAAATGTACACGCAAAGCAATGGCATTCGGCTGATGTACTGGTGATGGAAGCTGTAATGATCATTAACTGGTTTAACCCGGTGGTTTACCTGTACCGGTATGCAATTAAACATATACATGAATATATTGCCGACCGGCAGGCCATAAAAGCAGGAACTGGTAAAGCCGAGTATGCTTTGATTTTATTAAGCCAGACATTTGACACCCCTGCTCACCAATTGGTAAATCCATTTTTTAATAAAAGTTTATTAAAACAACGCATCATGATGCTCCACAAAAACAAATCGCAGCGGGTAGCGCTGGTTAAATATTTTTTGTCGGCACCTTTGTTTATTTTGATGCTGATCCTTTCATCTGCCACAGTAAACAACAGTAAAACAATACGGCTGATCAATACAAAATTTCAAACGGTTCTTTTGAAACCGGCAAATGAAATAACGGAGATCACCATTGATAAATCATCGGACAAAAACGGACTGGTTAGGTTAAATACCACGCTGATTGATACCCCGCAAAAGAAAAAGATAATAACGATCACAATAGACGATACTGCTAAAAAAGCCGGCCCGGTATTTACAGCAGTGGAACAAAACCCAAGCTTTCCCGGCGGCCTTGAGGCTTTTTACAGATTTTTGGGTAAGAACGTTAAATACCCCCAGGAAATGCGCGATAAAAATGTGCAGGGACGGGTGATCATCAGATTTATAGTTGAACAGGATGGGGCGTTGACAAATTTCAACATTGTACGCGATTTAGGTTATGGTGCTGGTGAAGAAGCCGTACGGGTTTTGGCTTTATCGCCAAAATGGGAGCCCGGAATTCAGAATGGCAGGGCTGTTCGGGTAATGTACTCTGTCCCCATCAATTTTACTTTAGCTGACGAAGGTCCTGCCAAACCCGTTGAAAATAAATCAGGGGCAATAAACGGTGTAAAAGGAACTGTTATTGGGTTAACGCTTCAAAAGGATAAAAGCAACCCTGAAGATACTGTTAGCAACCAAAATGCCATTCATATTATTGGCGCCGGCGCAAACCCTTTGTATATTATTGATGGCAAACAAACCGCTTCAAACGGGCTTAGTTTAATCGATCCAAAAGAGATCGAAAGTATATCTGTGCTAAAAGATAAATCGGCCACGGCGCTCTATGGAGCCAAAGCCTCTGGCGGGGTAATTATTGTAACGACTAAAAAAAGCAAAAAACTCCAAATCCTGTCATCCCCAAAAACTGATTATACGAATCCTCAATTTCATAACTAA
- a CDS encoding zinc-binding dehydrogenase, which produces MKAIVLEGAGQPLVLKKVEKPILNAGEVLVKIKAAALNRRDYWITIGKYAGIKYPSILGSDGAGIVAEVGNRADEHWIGREVIINPSHDWGDHPEYQGKDFKILGLPENGTFAEYVKVSTEYLYAKPTHLDWEQAAALPLAGLTAYRALFTKGKAKKGDKVLISGVGSGTGTFALTWAFAAGCQVFVTSGSAEKIAKAMQLGASAGVNYHTPDWPEQLQQLAGGFDVIVDSALGDGFARFLDISDPGCRIVFFGGTAGNVPELNGRKIFWKQLQILGTTMGTKEEFKAMVDFVNEHRLVPVIDEVFPMVDAEKAVQKMAESPQFGKIVLKA; this is translated from the coding sequence ATGAAAGCAATTGTATTAGAAGGTGCAGGCCAACCTTTAGTTTTAAAAAAAGTTGAAAAACCAATCCTAAACGCGGGTGAGGTTTTGGTAAAAATAAAAGCGGCGGCCTTAAACCGCCGCGATTACTGGATAACTATTGGCAAATACGCCGGCATAAAATACCCCTCTATTTTGGGTTCGGATGGGGCCGGAATCGTTGCGGAAGTTGGAAACCGTGCAGATGAACATTGGATCGGCAGGGAAGTAATCATTAACCCGAGCCACGATTGGGGAGATCATCCGGAATACCAGGGAAAGGATTTTAAGATACTGGGCCTGCCCGAAAATGGCACTTTTGCTGAATATGTAAAAGTAAGCACAGAATACCTGTATGCTAAGCCAACCCACTTAGATTGGGAGCAGGCTGCTGCTTTGCCGCTTGCAGGTTTAACAGCCTATCGGGCCTTGTTTACCAAAGGCAAAGCTAAAAAGGGTGATAAAGTGCTGATCTCCGGCGTAGGGAGCGGGACCGGTACCTTTGCACTGACCTGGGCCTTTGCTGCCGGATGCCAGGTTTTTGTAACGTCTGGTTCGGCGGAAAAAATTGCTAAGGCGATGCAATTGGGGGCATCGGCTGGTGTAAATTATCATACGCCGGACTGGCCCGAACAATTGCAGCAACTTGCCGGGGGCTTTGATGTAATCGTCGACAGTGCCCTGGGCGATGGGTTCGCCAGGTTTTTGGATATCAGTGATCCCGGGTGCCGGATTGTGTTTTTCGGCGGGACAGCCGGGAATGTACCTGAATTGAACGGACGTAAAATATTTTGGAAACAATTACAGATCCTGGGTACCACTATGGGCACAAAGGAAGAATTTAAGGCGATGGTTGATTTTGTAAATGAACACAGGTTAGTGCCCGTAATTGATGAGGTTTTTCCGATGGTTGATGCAGAAAAGGCAGTACAAAAAATGGCTGAATCCCCGCAGTTTGGTAAAATTGTTTTAAAGGCGTAA
- a CDS encoding BlaI/MecI/CopY family transcriptional regulator has translation MEIKELTRAEEQIMQVLWHLKKGYVKDVIEVLPEPKPAYNTVSTIIRILETKGFVGHTAYGKSHEYHPVISKEQYQNFATDKLMTGYFDNSVKRMFSYFVKKEKIDLKEADEIMKLIEKLKEK, from the coding sequence ATGGAAATAAAAGAATTAACCCGTGCCGAAGAACAAATAATGCAGGTATTATGGCATTTGAAAAAAGGGTATGTAAAAGATGTGATTGAAGTGTTACCGGAGCCAAAGCCTGCTTATAACACGGTATCGACGATCATCAGGATATTGGAGACCAAAGGTTTTGTGGGCCATACCGCTTATGGTAAAAGCCATGAATATCACCCGGTGATCAGCAAAGAACAGTATCAGAATTTTGCAACTGATAAACTAATGACGGGCTATTTTGATAACTCGGTAAAACGTATGTTCTCCTACTTTGTAAAAAAGGAAAAGATTGACCTTAAAGAGGCTGACGAGATAATGAAACTGATTGAAAAACTTAAAGAAAAATAA